The sequence TGGTAAAACTAATTGGAGGACTCGGAAACCAAATGTTCCAATACGCATTGGGTAGACATCTCGCCCATATAAATCACACTGAATTAAAATTGGACATCTCCGGCTTCCATGACTATAAACTCCATGCGTATAGCTTGGGCCATTTCAATATCGTGGAAAATTTTGCAACCAAAGAAGAAGTGGCGAGATTTCAAAAATATCGCAGGAAACGGGGAAAGAAATGGTTTCTCTATAACAGGCTGATCGCAAATGAACGAAAGTATATAGAAGAAAAACAGTTCCATTTTGACCCGCGGATCTTAGAAATAAAAGAAGAAGCTTATCTTGATGGTTATTGGCAAACTGAAAAATACTTCAAAGACAGTGCATATATTATACGCAAGGAAGCGATCGTTAAAACCACTCTGCAGGGAAAAGATGCGGCTGTTGCCAAAGAGATAGAGGCGACCACCTCGGTGATGGTGCATATCAGGCGTGGCGATTATGTTACGAACGAGCAAACAAACGAATACCATGGAACATGCGGGCTAGATTACTATCATAAGGCGATCGAGCTCATGTCCGAGAAAGTACACAATCCGCATTTTTTTATATTCTCAGACGATCACGAATGGGTAAAAAACAACATCGTATTGGAATATCCGGTAACGTATGTGGATCACAATAAGGCCGACAAAAATTACGAAGACTTGCGGCTTATGAGTCTTTGTAAACATCAAATCATCGCCAATAGTTCCTTCAGTTGGTGGGGAGCATGGCTTAATCAAAATCCCGAAAAAATAGTGATAGCGCCAAGCAGATGGTTTAGTAAAACAAAACCTAATGTTGATACAAAAGACGTAATTCCTGATTCGTGGATTAAGATCTGATCACCATGTGTGGAATAATCGGCATAACAGGAAAAGATACCCAAAAAATAGACGCATCAAAACTTTCTTTGATGCTTGCTTCCCTAGGGAAGCGCGGTCCTGACGACAAAGGCACGCTCTCCTTCCCGCTCTGCACCCTCGGACAAACGCGCCTTTCAATCATTGACCTTTCTCTAGGCCACCAGCCCATGCGCGATAACAAGCGCGATATGGCGATCACCTTCAATGGAGAAATTTACAATTATCGCGAATTAAAAAAAGATCTTGAAGCAAAGGGGTATGTTTTTTCAACCAATTCGGACACCGAGGTCATTCTCAAGGCCTATCAAGAATATGGCGACGAATGCCCTAAATATCTTGACGGAATGTTTGCCTTTGCAATTTGGGACAACGAAAAAGAACAGCTTTTCTTGGCGCGCGACCGTTTTGGCAAGAAACCGCTCTACTACGCGTTTGACAAAAACAACAATCTTCTTGTCGCATCGGAAATCAAAGCGCTTTTTGAATCGGGTCACATAAAGGGAGAACTGGATTATGGCGCGATAGATAATTATCTGACCCTTATGTATGTGCCGCCATGGAAAAGTATTTACAAAAATATACACGTTATCTCCCCCGCCTCAAAAGCAGTATATAAAAATAGCGAACTTCATATAGAAAAATACTGGTCAATACCTGAAAATCCCCAAAAACCTACCTATGAAGAAGCGAAAACAAGAATCAAAGAACTCATTCAAATGGCGGTCAAAAAACGGATGGTCGCTGATGTAGAAGTTGGCTCGCTCCTCTCGGGCGGTGTTGACTCCACTCTGGTAACCTATCTCGCGCAACAATTCATGGATCGCCCGATCAAAACCTTCTCGGTTGGCTATCAAGGTAGTGCGAGCGAACTTCCCTATGCCAGAGAAGCGAGCGAAAAAATTGGCACAGACCATTACACTCTTGAAATAAAAGCGAATCTTATCGACGAGCTTGAAAAAATCACTGAATACATGGACGAGCCACATGCCGACTCCTCAAACTTTCCTCAACACTTAATTTCAGAACTTGCTTCATCAAAAGTTAAAGTGGCACTCTCGGGTGACGGGGCAGACGAGTTGTTTATGGGTTATGGTTGGTATTCTAAATATGGAAATATAAGAAAAATTGTACAATTAAAAAATTTCTTCTTTTCAAATCAATTTAAAGAACATATTAAAAATATATCAGTATTTCAAAAAAATGAGCGTAAAAAACTATGGAAAAATTTTGGTGAAATAAGCGATGATATTGTAGACCACGCAATCAATACCATTAAGGGTAATGGGGTGCGGAAAATAAATTTCTTTGATCTGACAACATACCTTCCGGGCCAGCTTCTCTATAAGATAGATAGAACGAGTATGATGCATTCACTTGAGATACGCTCCCCTTTTCTTGACAAAGATCTGGCGGAATACGTGTACAACATTCCAACTGAATATAAAATGAACGGTAATCAGGGAAAAATCATCCTCAAAGATATTCTGGCGGAAATCATGCCAAAAGAATTTGTTTACAGAAGAAAGCAGGGATTCGGCGCGCCGGTTAAAGAGTGGCTGAAGACAGAGACAATGAAAAAGTTTGTTCTCCATACGCTGGGAAACAACGCATCAATAT is a genomic window of Patescibacteria group bacterium containing:
- the asnB gene encoding asparagine synthase (glutamine-hydrolyzing), with product MCGIIGITGKDTQKIDASKLSLMLASLGKRGPDDKGTLSFPLCTLGQTRLSIIDLSLGHQPMRDNKRDMAITFNGEIYNYRELKKDLEAKGYVFSTNSDTEVILKAYQEYGDECPKYLDGMFAFAIWDNEKEQLFLARDRFGKKPLYYAFDKNNNLLVASEIKALFESGHIKGELDYGAIDNYLTLMYVPPWKSIYKNIHVISPASKAVYKNSELHIEKYWSIPENPQKPTYEEAKTRIKELIQMAVKKRMVADVEVGSLLSGGVDSTLVTYLAQQFMDRPIKTFSVGYQGSASELPYAREASEKIGTDHYTLEIKANLIDELEKITEYMDEPHADSSNFPQHLISELASSKVKVALSGDGADELFMGYGWYSKYGNIRKIVQLKNFFFSNQFKEHIKNISVFQKNERKKLWKNFGEISDDIVDHAINTIKGNGVRKINFFDLTTYLPGQLLYKIDRTSMMHSLEIRSPFLDKDLAEYVYNIPTEYKMNGNQGKIILKDILAEIMPKEFVYRRKQGFGAPVKEWLKTETMKKFVLHTLGNNASIYKFLKKEAVLSMINAFYQKGDDKMYYKIWSLLCLELWLKSHEKYHRLTV
- a CDS encoding alpha-1,2-fucosyltransferase, which gives rise to MVKLIGGLGNQMFQYALGRHLAHINHTELKLDISGFHDYKLHAYSLGHFNIVENFATKEEVARFQKYRRKRGKKWFLYNRLIANERKYIEEKQFHFDPRILEIKEEAYLDGYWQTEKYFKDSAYIIRKEAIVKTTLQGKDAAVAKEIEATTSVMVHIRRGDYVTNEQTNEYHGTCGLDYYHKAIELMSEKVHNPHFFIFSDDHEWVKNNIVLEYPVTYVDHNKADKNYEDLRLMSLCKHQIIANSSFSWWGAWLNQNPEKIVIAPSRWFSKTKPNVDTKDVIPDSWIKI